A window of the Vibrio pomeroyi genome harbors these coding sequences:
- a CDS encoding VF530 family protein, whose product MTQENNPLHGITLQKLLTELVEHYGWEELSYMVNINCFKKDPSIKSSLKFLRKTDWARTKVEQIYIDLKR is encoded by the coding sequence ATGACACAAGAAAATAACCCACTTCACGGTATCACTCTTCAAAAGCTACTGACTGAATTGGTTGAACATTACGGCTGGGAAGAGTTGAGTTACATGGTCAACATCAACTGTTTCAAAAAAGACCCGAGTATTAAATCTAGCCTAAAGTTTTTGCGTAAAACAGACTGGGCTCGTACCAAAGTAGAGCAGATCTACATCGACTTAA